One Agelaius phoeniceus isolate bAgePho1 chromosome 6, bAgePho1.hap1, whole genome shotgun sequence DNA window includes the following coding sequences:
- the CCDC86 gene encoding coiled-coil domain-containing protein 86, which translates to MEGENGGTPGPAPGATPEGPSGAPSAPAAARRRRRKSGKKRQEAVVAIPRGKPKSGRVWKDPGKKRFSHMIQDKALRSSWARKMKERQERKLVRDLARQLEEAKQREKEEKKRRREENLKRRLENERKAEIVQVIRNPLKLKRARKKQLRRVEKRDTLALLQKTPVRRSTATE; encoded by the exons ATGGAGGGGGAGAACGGGGGTACCCCGGGACCGGCACCAGGAGCGACCCCCGAGGGCCCCAGTGGGGCCCCCTCGGCTCCGGCCGCGGCTCGGCGGCGCCGGCGGAAAAGTGGCAAGAAGCGGCAGGAGGCGGTGGTAGCCATCCCGCGGGGCAAGCCCAAGTCGGGACGCGTGTGGAAGGATCCCGGGAAGAAGAG GTTCTCCCACATGATCCAGGACAAGGCGCTCCGCAGCTCCTGGGCACGGAAAatgaaggagaggcaggagaggaagCTGGTCCGGGATCTGGCACGGCAGCTGGAGGAAGCCAAGCAGAGGGAGAAAGAG GAAAAGAAGCGGCGGCGGGAGGAGAACCTGAAGCGGCGCCTGGAAAACGAGCGGAAAGCCGAAATTGTCCAAGTG ATCCGGAACCCCCTGAAGCTGAAGAGGGCCAGGAAGAAGCAGCTGAGGCGGGTGGAGAAGCGGGACACGCTGGCCCTGCTCCAGAAGACGCCCGTGAGGCGCAGCACGGCCACGGAATGa
- the LOC129121981 gene encoding acyl-coenzyme A amino acid N-acyltransferase 2-like, translating into MVEVTVTPQSSLADRPVQIRVQGLSPSQLVTLRAWLKDEQGECFQSRAFFRADEAGEVDPGLHAALGGSYSGVWPMGLLWFLQPDTLFRRLVKRDVAGSPFRVRLEVLDGLSLGTDPREQPLASCEAERWYVGPGVQRVPIREGRVRGALFLPPGPGPFPGVIDLFGGAGGLIEFRAGLLASRGFAVLALAFFAYDDLPRVLAQLDLEYFEEAAELLLRHPKVRGPGLGVVGVSKGAEVALAMATFLPQVVATVWINGTSFLYGNPLLYKDLRIPAIPYHTERVLFTEVGAMDNSAIFDDPRDAAHRASAIPVERIRGKVLFVVGEADRSFNSKLFAELALARMPPESGRVLSYPGAGHLIEPPGSPLCGNSAIRGTPKPVAWGGELQAHARAQEHSWQEILQFLELHLGSVAAMKL; encoded by the exons ATGGTGGAGGTGACGGTGACGCCGCAGTCCTCGCTGGCCGACCGGCCGGTGCAGATCCGTGTGCAGGGACTGTCCCCATCCCAACTTGTCACGCTCCGGGCATGGCTGAAGGACGAGCAGGGCGAGTGCTTCCAATCCCGTGCCTTCTTCCGCGCTGATGAAGCGGGAGAGGTGGATCCCGGGCTCCATGCCGCGCTGGGGGGCAGCTACTCCGGGGTCTGGCCCATGGGGCTGCTGTGGTTCCTGCAGCCTGACACGCTGTTCCGGCGGCTGGTGAAGCGGGATGTGGCTGGCAGCCCCTTCCGCGTGCGGCTGGAAGTGTTGGACGGGCTCAGCCTGGGCACGGATCCACGGGAGCAGCCATTGGCATCCTGCGAGGCCGAGCGCTGGTATGTGGGCCCCGGAGTGCAGCGGGTGCCCATCCGTGAGGGAAGGGTCCGTGGCGCCCTGTTCCTGCCTCCTG GTCCGGGCCCCTTCCCTGGAGTCATCGACCTGTTTGGGGGCGCAGGGGGGCTGATTGAGTTCCGGGCAGGGCTCTTGGCCAGCCGGGGCTTTGCCGTGCTGGCCCTCGCCTTCTTTGCCTACGACGACCTGCCCCGAGTCCTGGCCCAGCTGGACCTGGAATATTTTGAGGAAgcggcagagctgctgctccggCATCCCAAG GTCCGAGGCCCCGGCCTGGGCGTGGTGGGCGTCTCCAAAGGCGCAGAGGTGGCCTTGGCCATGGCCACCTTCCTGCCACAGGTGGTGGCCACGGTGTGGATCAACGGCACGAGCTTCCTGTATGGAAACCCTCTGCTCTACAAGGATCTgcgcatccctgccatcccctaCCACACCGAGCGCGTCCTGTTCACCGAGGTGGGAGCCATGGACAACTCGGCCATCTTTGACGACCCCCGGGACGCCGCCCACCGTGCCTCGGCCATCCCGGTGGAGAGGATCCGGGGAAAGGTGCTGTTTGTGGTGGGAGAGGCCGACCGCAGCTTCAACAGCAAGCTCTTTGCTGAGCTGGCCCTGGCGCGGATGCCGCCGGAGAGCGGCCGGGTCCTGTCCTACCCCGGCGCCGGGCACCTGATCGAGCCCCCCGGATCCCCCCTGTGCGGCAACTCCGCCATCCGCGGCACTCCCAAGCCGGTGGCGTGGGGAGGAGAGCTCCAGGCCCACGCCCGGGCACAGGAACATTCCTGGCAGGAGATCCTGCAGTTCTTGGAGCTCCATCTGGGGTCGGTTGCTGCCATGAAGCTGTGA
- the ZP1 gene encoding zona pellucida sperm-binding protein 1, with translation MGRSCSFLLLLFLLSPWPRVTVALLQYRHDCGELGMQLLVFPPHGRTVRFKVLDEFGSRFDVANCSICLHWLNSREDGSVIFSSGYKGCHVLFKENRYVLRVQLEELLSSGIPVTSYEVNMTCPKPGGSEMLPDGTQKTRDSGMVFSHTGLHQVSESSLTLTGSHFSSQDHVEQVHTVGQYQPSSVLPGIPHHSSPAHSGLLSQPGGVHPVNQIQGSFFHPAVQPPQPGGQSQPGFLRPVLVSQNHPSLGHHGGQTQPGHLRPGSVSQNQPGMMHSVGQNQPGIRPGSVSQNQPGMMHSVGQNQPGIRPGSPGMMHAGGQNQPGIRPGSVSQNQPGMMHSVGQNQPGIRPGSVSQNQPGMQNQPGIRPGFVSPNQPGLTSTGAQTPAGFLHSGAQLLNQPGISHPGQPSNSQTGLPGHTGLLHPSPALVQPGLSSWPGFISPGLQAEPQPGLLHPGIHTQPSLLQPTALFYPSPGAGTQLTREQCQVPVGRMPCVAPQGRDACLQAGCCYDDMDRTTPCYYGNTATVQCLLEGHFVLVVPRGMVALPYNLDSVRLASGQAGCEPRHVSEAFVMFRFPVTHCGTTVQVIEDMLIYENQLISTIDVQGSPRGSVTRDSVYILRARCIYNSSDLLPLGVEVAVPPTATPLAMPGPLGLQLRIATDESYSSYHAVGDFPLVRVLRDPIYVEVRLLQKTDPNLVLVLHHCWASPGSHATSQPQWPILVEGCPFQGDNYRTRLIPMGPASPELPFPSHYQRFVISTFAFVEPPRMAVLEGEVYISCSASVCHLAQPEPCRPSCQLGVPSRARRSPGNRSTGDSTGTVTSQGCLVFPEVPKRGGTQQRG, from the exons ATGGGAcggagctgctccttcctcctgctcctcttcctcctgtccccatggcccagagtcacggtggcactcctgcaGTACCGCCACGACTGCGGAGAGTTGGGAATGCAGCTCCTGGTCTTCCCGCCTCATGGCCGCACCGTCCGCTTCAAGGTTCTGG ACGAGTTTGGCTCCCGCTTTGACGTGGCCAACTGCTCCATCTGCCTCCACTGGCTGAATTCCAGGGAGGATGGCTCTGTCATCTTCTCCTCTGGCTACAAGGGCTGCCACGTCCTGTTCAAG GAGAACCGCTACGTCCTGCGggtgcagctggaggagctgctgtccAGCGGGATCCCCGTCACCTCCTACGAGGTCAACATGACCTGCCCCAAGCCAGGTGGCTCTGAGATGCTCCCAGATGGAACCCAGAAGACCCGGGACAGCGGAATGGTGTTCTCCCACACCGGCCTGCACCAGGTCTCGGAATCCTCCCTCACCCTCACGGGATCCCACTTCTCATCCCAAGATCATGTGGAGCAGGTTCACACCGTGGGACAGTaccagcccagctcagtgctTCCCGGGATCCCGCACCATTCCAGTCCAGCCCACTCGGGGCTTCTGTCCCAGCCTGGTGGGGTTCATCCTGTCAACCAAATCCAGGGAAGCTTCTTCCacccagcagtgcagcccccccagcctggggggcagagccagccagggtTCCTTCGCCCAGTGCTCGTatcccaaaaccatcccagtTTGGGGCATCACGGGGGGCAGACACAGCCGGGGCACCTGCGTCCAGGGTCTGTATCCCAAAATCAGCCTGGGATGATGCATTCCGTGGGTCAAAACCAACCAGGGATTCGCCCAGGGTCTGTATCCCAAAATCAGCCTGGGATGATGCATTCCGTGGGTCAAAACCAACCAGGGATTCGCCCAGGGTCT CCTGGGATGATGCATGCTGGGGGTCAAAACCAACCAGGGATTCGCCCAGGGTCTGTATCCCAAAATCAGCCTGGGATGATGCATTCCGTGGGTCAAAACCAACCAGGGATTCGCCCAGGGTCTGTATCCCAAAATCAGCCTGGGATG CAAAACCAACCAGGGATTCGCCCAGGGTTTGTATCCCCCAACCAGCCTGGCTTGACCTCCACTGGTGCCCAGACTCCAGCAGGATTCCTGCACTCGGGAGCTCAGCTCTTAAACCAGCCAGGAATATCTCATCCCGGTCAACCCTCCAACTCCCAAACCGGGCTCCCAGGCCACActgggctgctccatcccagcccggCTTTGGTGCAGCCAGGACTCTCATCCTGGCCAGGTTTCATTAGCCCTGgactccaggctgagccccagcctggATTGCTGCATCCTGGGATtcacacccagcccagcctgctgcagcccacagcGCTCTTCTACCCCTCGCCAGGGGCAG GAACGCAGCTGACCCGGGAGCAGTGCCAGGTGCCGGTGGGCCGGATGCCGTGCGTGGCTCCACAGGGACGGGATGCATGCCTGCAGGCGGGATGCTGCTACGACGATATGGACCGAACCACGCCCTGCTATTACGGGAATACCG CCACCGTGCAGTGCCTGCTGGAAGGACACTTTGTCCTGGTGGTGCCGCGGGGAATGGTGGCCCTGCCGTACAACCTGGACAGCGTGCGGCTGGCCAGCGGCCAGGCGGGATGCGAGCCCCGCCACGTGTCCGAGGCCTTCGTCATGTTCCGCTTCCCGGTCACCCACTGCGGCACCACCGTCCAG GTGATCGAGGACATGCTGATCTATGAGAACCAGCTGATCTCCACCATTGATGTCCAGGGATCCCCCCGTGGCTCTGTCACTCGGGACAGTGTCTACAT tCTCCGAGCTCGGTGCATCTACAACTCCAGCGACCTCCTTCCCTTGGGAGTGGAGGTGGCCGTGCcccccacagccaccccccTGGCCATGCCGGGCCcgctggggctccagctgcgGATTGCCACCG ACGAATCCTACAGCTCCTACCATGCTGTGGGTGACTTCCCCCTGGTGAGGGTGCTCCGGGACCCCATTTACGTGGAAGTCCGGCTGCTCCAGAAGACAGATCCCAAtttggtgctggtgctgcaccaCTGCTGGgcctcccctggctcccacgccacatcccagccccagtggcCCATCCTGGTGGAAGG GTGTCCCTTCCAAGGGGACAACTACAGGACACGGCTGATTCCGATGGGTCCGGCCTCTCCGGAGCTGCCCTTCCCAAGCCACTACCAGCGCTTTGTCATCTCCACCTTTGCCTTTGTGGAGCCCCCCAgaatggctgtgctggagggggAG GTGTACATCTCCTGCAGCGCCTCTGTGTGCCACCTGGCCCAGCCGGAGCCCTGCCggccctcctgccagctgggagTGCCCTCAC gagcaCGGAGGTCTCCGGGGAACAGGAGCACAggtgacagcacagggacagtcaCATCCCAGGGATGCCTTGTCTTTCCTGAGGTTCCCAAGAGAGGGGGAACTCAGCAGAGAGGCTGA